Below is a genomic region from Burkholderiales bacterium.
GCCCTCGAGCTCGCGTTCAACGACGCGCTCACCGGCAAGCCGGGCAGCCGCCGCGTGATCAAGGACCGCCGCGGCCACATCGTCGAGGACATGGACAGCATCCGCGAGCCGCAGAACGGCCAGAAGCTCGTGCTGTCGATCGACGCGCGCGTGCAATACCTCGCGTTTCGCGAGCTCAAGCAGGCGGTCGTCGACAACAAGGCGAAAGCCGGCGCGGTCGTGGTGCTCGACACGCAGACCGGCGAGATCCTCGCCATGGCGAACCTGCCGACGTACAACCCCAACAATCGCAGCAAGGTCGACCCGAGCCGCACGCGCAACCGCGCGGTGACCGATCTCTACGAGCCGGGCTCGACGCTGAAGCCTTTCACCGCCGCGGCCGCGCTCGAAGCGGGGAACGTCAGGCCCGAGACGATCATCCAGACCGCGCCCGGCTATCTGACGATCGGCAACCGCACGATCCACGACGCGCACCCGCAGGGCGCGCTCACGGTCTCGCAGGTCATTCAGAAATCGTCGAACGTCGGTGCGGCGAAGATGGCGCTGGCGCTGTCGCCGGAATTCATGTGGACGCTGTTCAAGAATGTCGGGTTCGGCACGCCTCCGCACACCGTGTTTCCCGGCGCCGCATCGGGCAAGCTGCGCGCGTACTCGACGTGGAAGCCGATCGAGCAGGCGACGATGTCGTACGGCCACGGCATCTCGGTGTCGCTGCTCCAGCTCGCGCGCGCCTACACCGTCTTCGCCAACGACGGCGAGATCGTTCCGATCACGCTGGTGAAGCGCGAAGCGCCGCCCGAGCGCACGCGCGTGCTCAAGCCCGAGACCGCGCGCGCGGTGCGCTCGATGCTCGAGCTCGCGGTGCAGCCCGGCGGGACCGCGCCGAAAGCGCAGATCGCCGGCTATCGCGTCGGCGGCAAGACCGGCACCGCGCACAAGCTGATCGGCCGTTCGTACGCGAACAAGTACGTGTCGTCGTTCGTCGGGCTCGCGCCCGCCTCCAACCCGCGGCTCATCGTCGCGGTGATGATCGACGAGCCGTCGGCCGGGGTGTACTACGGCGGCAGCGTCGCGGGCCCGGTCTTCAACCGCATCATGACCGGCACGCTGCGTCTTTTACAGATCCCGCCCGACGCGCCGGTGAACAACGTGGTGCTCCCGCCGCCTTCCGAAGAAGTG
It encodes:
- a CDS encoding penicillin-binding protein 2 codes for the protein MRVSSPHLALKFAPWRSRLLLIVIVGWFLALAARAIYLQGLHNDFLQAKGESRYSRQLSLVATRGMIVDRNNEALAISTPVESVAASPSDMDASASQLARLAKLLDMEPRELTKKLVDTRKDFVYLKRQLPPEEASKIVELGIPGVFLQREYRRYYPAGEVMAHLIGFTDIDDKGQEALELAFNDALTGKPGSRRVIKDRRGHIVEDMDSIREPQNGQKLVLSIDARVQYLAFRELKQAVVDNKAKAGAVVVLDTQTGEILAMANLPTYNPNNRSKVDPSRTRNRAVTDLYEPGSTLKPFTAAAALEAGNVRPETIIQTAPGYLTIGNRTIHDAHPQGALTVSQVIQKSSNVGAAKMALALSPEFMWTLFKNVGFGTPPHTVFPGAASGKLRAYSTWKPIEQATMSYGHGISVSLLQLARAYTVFANDGEIVPITLVKREAPPERTRVLKPETARAVRSMLELAVQPGGTAPKAQIAGYRVGGKTGTAHKLIGRSYANKYVSSFVGLAPASNPRLIVAVMIDEPSAGVYYGGSVAGPVFNRIMTGTLRLLQIPPDAPVNNVVLPPPSEEVKEEV